The following proteins are co-located in the Thermus sp. LT1-2-5 genome:
- a CDS encoding acyl-CoA dehydrogenase family protein has protein sequence MEFSLGQETEALRERVRAFLEERVIPREKEATPANLEALTQTLQQEARAWGIFLPHMPKELGGLGLSWTQLAAILEEAGRSLLGPRALNAAAPDEGNMHLLHKVANPKQKERYLVPLAAGEVRSGFAMTEPMGAGADPTLLKATARRKGKGFVLEGRKWFTTGAEGAAFFLVLARAEEGPTLFLVDRENPGLRLVRTIPTMDHWSVGGHGELVLEGCEVGEDAVLGEVGKGFEYAELRLDPARLTHCMRWLGVGVRATELAQAYALQRDSFGRKLAEHQAVQFMIADSHIELHAARLMVWHAAWKLDRGERIRHEASMAKVFVSEAVSRAVDRAVQITGALGISEDIPLSIFYREVRPFRIYDGPSEVHRASVGKRALYKGLRP, from the coding sequence ATGGAGTTCTCTCTGGGGCAGGAGACGGAAGCATTGAGGGAACGGGTACGGGCCTTCCTGGAGGAGCGGGTCATCCCTCGGGAGAAGGAGGCAACACCGGCTAACCTCGAGGCCCTCACCCAAACGCTTCAGCAGGAGGCACGGGCTTGGGGGATCTTCCTGCCCCATATGCCCAAGGAGCTGGGCGGCCTGGGGCTTTCTTGGACTCAGCTTGCGGCAATTCTGGAGGAGGCGGGAAGAAGCCTCCTAGGCCCCCGGGCCCTCAACGCCGCTGCGCCGGACGAGGGGAATATGCACCTCCTGCACAAGGTGGCCAACCCAAAGCAGAAAGAGCGCTACCTGGTGCCCTTGGCCGCAGGCGAGGTTCGGAGCGGCTTCGCCATGACCGAGCCCATGGGAGCAGGGGCGGACCCTACCCTCCTCAAGGCCACAGCTCGGCGTAAGGGCAAGGGCTTTGTCTTGGAGGGACGCAAGTGGTTCACCACCGGGGCAGAGGGGGCGGCCTTTTTCCTCGTCCTGGCCCGGGCGGAAGAGGGACCCACTCTCTTCCTGGTGGACCGGGAAAACCCCGGGCTCAGGCTGGTGCGCACCATCCCCACCATGGACCACTGGTCGGTGGGCGGGCACGGGGAGCTGGTCCTGGAAGGATGCGAGGTGGGGGAGGATGCCGTCTTGGGCGAGGTGGGCAAGGGGTTTGAATACGCCGAGCTCCGCTTAGACCCCGCGCGGCTGACCCATTGCATGCGCTGGCTGGGCGTGGGGGTGCGGGCCACGGAGCTAGCCCAGGCCTATGCCCTTCAACGGGACTCCTTCGGCAGGAAGCTGGCGGAGCACCAGGCCGTACAGTTCATGATCGCCGACAGCCACATTGAGCTCCACGCCGCCCGGCTCATGGTCTGGCACGCCGCCTGGAAGCTGGACCGGGGGGAGCGGATCCGCCACGAGGCCTCCATGGCCAAGGTCTTCGTCTCCGAGGCGGTGAGCCGGGCCGTGGACCGTGCGGTACAGATCACCGGGGCCTTGGGCATCAGCGAGGACATCCCCCTCTCCATCTTTTACCGGGAGGTGCGCCCCTTCCGCATTTACGACGGGCCCAGCGAGGTCCACCGCGCCTCCGTGGGTAAACGGGCGCTTTACAAAGGGCTTAGGCCATGA
- a CDS encoding MerR family transcriptional regulator: MPPTLPSLYTLSDLARASGVSRRILQHYAQLGLLEPGALTQGGRKLYTEFALYLVQDIQDLNQLGFTLEEIRKIMALKKAVFHPDGTYRQDWRREDIPLSDEDLWAMWRKAGEVLSSMERQERMIRRFYRFLTKHFAPKEVRDGVLSGAGDGSIEGTGTGLPGGAGHPSGEGGNTG; this comes from the coding sequence ATGCCCCCAACGCTGCCTTCGCTATACACCCTGAGCGACCTCGCCCGCGCAAGTGGGGTTTCGCGGCGCATCCTGCAACACTATGCCCAGCTTGGCCTTTTGGAGCCGGGAGCCCTCACCCAAGGGGGTCGGAAACTTTACACCGAGTTCGCCCTTTACCTAGTTCAGGACATCCAAGACCTCAACCAGTTAGGCTTTACCTTGGAAGAGATACGCAAGATAATGGCCCTCAAGAAGGCCGTCTTCCATCCCGACGGGACTTATCGCCAGGATTGGCGCCGGGAGGACATCCCCCTGTCGGATGAGGATCTTTGGGCCATGTGGCGCAAAGCGGGCGAGGTGCTCTCCAGCATGGAGCGGCAGGAGCGGATGATCCGCCGCTTCTACCGCTTCCTCACCAAACACTTCGCCCCGAAGGAGGTGCGGGATGGAGTTCTCTCTGGGGCAGGAGACGGAAGCATTGAGGGAACGGGTACGGGCCTTCCTGGAGGAGCGGGTCATCCCTCGGGAGAAGGAGGCAACACCGGCTAA
- a CDS encoding phenylacetate--CoA ligase, whose protein sequence is MAAYWEAELETMPRQALEALQLERLRYQVERLSRESPFFCEKWAGVPLEVRHLEDLTRFPVVTKQELREEQRLHPPLGRYVLAPRAAWREYHPSSGTTGFPVGTVWSEKDLENITQVTARTLFAYGLRLGDTLLNGFSYGLWVAGIAVHHAARALGLFVLPVGAGQTERHLELLSRFRPQALTATPSFGLFLAEVLKERGIESPLRIGAFGGEAGTENPATRNRLEQGLGLRAYDYYGLAEMGPTFAGECEFQAGLHFAEDHYLVEVVDPETKEPVPEGEVGVLVLTHLTREATPLVRYYTGDLARITKERCPCGRTHLRAVGGILGRADDLVVYRGAKFYPSQVEEVVRRFPELSSEYRIEVLEADGVAKEVTVVVELARPLDVGEGLLQRIRQRLKEALGVTPGVRLEAPGTLERTAFKAKRVVKHAGA, encoded by the coding sequence ATGGCGGCCTATTGGGAGGCGGAGCTGGAGACCATGCCGCGGCAAGCCCTGGAAGCCTTGCAGCTAGAGCGCCTTCGGTACCAGGTAGAGCGCCTTAGCCGCGAAAGTCCCTTCTTTTGCGAGAAATGGGCTGGGGTTCCCCTGGAAGTCCGCCACCTGGAGGACCTCACCCGCTTTCCTGTGGTCACCAAACAGGAACTTAGGGAGGAGCAGCGCCTCCACCCCCCCTTAGGGCGCTATGTGCTGGCTCCCCGGGCGGCCTGGCGGGAGTACCACCCAAGCAGCGGTACCACCGGCTTCCCGGTGGGCACGGTTTGGAGCGAAAAGGACCTGGAAAACATCACCCAGGTGACGGCAAGGACGCTCTTCGCTTACGGCCTGCGGTTGGGGGACACCTTACTGAATGGGTTTAGCTATGGCCTGTGGGTTGCGGGGATCGCTGTCCACCACGCTGCCCGAGCCCTTGGCCTCTTCGTATTGCCGGTGGGCGCCGGGCAGACGGAACGCCACCTGGAGCTGTTGTCCCGTTTTCGGCCCCAAGCCCTAACCGCCACGCCATCCTTCGGGCTTTTTCTGGCCGAGGTCCTAAAAGAGCGGGGGATAGAGAGCCCCTTGCGCATAGGCGCCTTTGGTGGGGAAGCGGGAACGGAAAACCCCGCTACCCGGAATCGGCTGGAGCAGGGCTTGGGCCTGCGCGCCTATGACTACTACGGCCTGGCAGAGATGGGCCCCACCTTCGCTGGGGAGTGCGAGTTCCAGGCGGGGCTTCACTTCGCCGAAGACCACTACCTGGTGGAGGTGGTGGACCCCGAAACCAAAGAGCCCGTTCCCGAGGGGGAAGTGGGGGTTCTGGTCCTCACCCACCTTACCCGCGAGGCTACCCCCCTGGTGCGCTACTACACCGGGGATTTGGCCCGCATTACCAAAGAGCGCTGCCCTTGCGGCCGCACGCACCTGCGGGCCGTTGGGGGCATCTTGGGCCGGGCGGACGATCTCGTGGTCTACCGGGGGGCCAAGTTTTATCCCAGCCAGGTGGAGGAGGTGGTGCGGCGTTTCCCCGAGCTTTCCAGCGAGTACCGCATAGAGGTCCTCGAGGCGGATGGAGTGGCGAAGGAGGTGACGGTGGTGGTGGAGCTAGCCCGTCCCCTAGACGTGGGTGAGGGGCTTTTGCAGAGGATCCGCCAGCGCCTTAAGGAGGCTTTGGGGGTAACCCCAGGGGTTCGCCTCGAGGCCCCAGGCACCTTGGAGCGCACGGCCTTTAAGGCCAAGCGGGTGGTGAAGCATGCCGGGGCTTGA
- a CDS encoding SDR family NAD(P)-dependent oxidoreductase: MPGLEGLPVLVVGATRGIGLAVAQELARRGAKLGVTGRDPERVRGVAQRLGAWGMAVDVRERERVAEAVAHFAKDVGLYGLVYNAGTSPAFTRADRLPLEVWDEVLAVNLTGAFVAARAFAEVLSGPGSLVLVGSVLGFRGGARLAAYTASKAGLWGLARSLALDWVERGIRVNFVAPGWTETEMTESLRSHPRLGPAILQEIPLRRMARPEEVARMVAFLLEPENAYLTGGVYAVDGGVGAR; encoded by the coding sequence ATGCCGGGGCTTGAGGGGCTTCCGGTACTGGTGGTGGGGGCCACACGCGGGATCGGTCTGGCGGTGGCCCAGGAGCTTGCCCGTCGTGGCGCCAAGCTAGGCGTTACGGGGCGAGATCCGGAACGGGTGCGGGGGGTGGCCCAGCGGCTTGGGGCTTGGGGCATGGCGGTGGACGTGCGGGAGCGGGAGAGGGTGGCCGAAGCCGTGGCCCACTTTGCCAAGGACGTGGGGCTTTATGGCCTGGTGTACAACGCTGGCACCAGTCCCGCCTTCACCCGGGCCGATCGTTTGCCCCTAGAGGTCTGGGACGAGGTGCTCGCCGTGAACCTCACCGGGGCCTTTGTGGCGGCACGGGCCTTCGCCGAGGTGCTTTCGGGCCCAGGGAGCCTGGTTCTGGTGGGTTCGGTCCTGGGCTTCCGGGGTGGCGCCCGTCTGGCCGCCTACACCGCCTCCAAGGCGGGGCTTTGGGGGCTCGCCCGCTCGTTGGCCTTGGACTGGGTGGAACGGGGCATTCGGGTGAACTTCGTGGCCCCAGGTTGGACGGAAACGGAGATGACCGAAAGCTTGCGGAGCCATCCCAGGCTCGGGCCCGCTATCCTTCAGGAAATCCCCTTGAGGCGGATGGCCCGCCCTGAGGAGGTGGCGAGGATGGTGGCGTTTCTTTTGGAGCCGGAAAACGCTTACTTGACGGGAGGCGTCTACGCCGTGGATGGCGGCGTGGGAGCGAGGTAG
- a CDS encoding ABC transporter substrate-binding protein, with protein sequence MKALRWLPVLALAVGLAWAQGQQPIKVGALFILSGNFAGYGKSGSQGAQLAVDEINARGGVLGRPLQLIVVDDQGNPEVGVREARRLVLQEKVDVLFGIDSSSVSLAVAPLTDEYKIPLVVTHAATPTLTEQCRPYVFRTSNNARMDAWAAAALAATLPVKRWANIGPDYEFGRVSWQDFITRLKQLRPDVEVVSEQWPRFGSTDYASFITALMRARPEGVFSTLWAGDMVIFARQAKAFGFFNQVRYFVNPVGAALEVLGPLGKEAPEGLLVSARYWFLYPNTERNRAFVEAYRKRFNEYPSYNAQEAYAGMHMLALAIQKARSTQAEAVRRAFEADGGLTYEAPEGRKRMRPEDHQVFEGLVWGYTKHSPEYPFAILDRMRIIPATDTVYPTQCKR encoded by the coding sequence ATGAAGGCGTTACGGTGGCTTCCGGTTTTGGCGTTGGCGGTCGGCTTGGCATGGGCGCAGGGCCAGCAGCCCATCAAGGTAGGGGCGCTTTTTATCCTGAGCGGCAACTTTGCGGGTTACGGTAAGTCGGGCTCACAAGGGGCGCAGTTGGCGGTGGACGAGATCAACGCCCGTGGGGGTGTGCTGGGCCGCCCCTTGCAACTCATCGTGGTGGACGATCAAGGGAACCCGGAGGTGGGGGTAAGGGAGGCCCGCAGGCTGGTCCTTCAGGAGAAGGTGGACGTGCTTTTTGGTATCGACTCGAGCTCGGTTTCCCTGGCGGTGGCGCCCCTCACCGATGAGTACAAGATTCCCTTGGTGGTCACCCATGCGGCGACCCCTACCCTCACGGAGCAGTGCCGGCCCTACGTGTTCCGCACCTCCAACAACGCCCGCATGGACGCCTGGGCGGCTGCGGCTTTGGCGGCCACCTTACCGGTGAAGCGCTGGGCGAACATCGGTCCTGACTACGAGTTTGGCCGGGTTTCCTGGCAAGATTTCATCACGAGGCTGAAGCAACTCCGGCCGGATGTGGAGGTGGTGAGCGAGCAGTGGCCCCGCTTTGGTTCCACGGATTACGCCAGCTTTATCACCGCTCTCATGCGGGCTCGGCCGGAAGGGGTTTTCTCCACCCTTTGGGCGGGGGACATGGTCATCTTTGCGCGCCAAGCCAAGGCCTTTGGCTTCTTCAATCAGGTGCGCTACTTTGTGAACCCCGTGGGAGCGGCCCTGGAGGTCCTTGGGCCCCTGGGTAAGGAAGCTCCGGAAGGCCTTCTGGTTTCCGCGCGCTACTGGTTCCTGTACCCGAACACCGAGCGGAACCGGGCTTTTGTGGAGGCCTACCGAAAGCGCTTCAACGAATACCCCAGCTACAACGCCCAGGAGGCCTATGCCGGGATGCACATGCTTGCCTTGGCCATCCAAAAGGCCCGCTCTACGCAGGCGGAGGCGGTGCGACGCGCTTTTGAGGCCGACGGTGGGCTCACCTATGAGGCCCCCGAAGGGCGCAAGCGCATGCGCCCCGAGGACCACCAGGTGTTCGAGGGACTTGTGTGGGGCTACACCAAGCATAGCCCCGAGTATCCCTTCGCGATTCTGGATCGCATGCGCATCATCCCGGCCACGGACACGGTTTACCCCACGCAGTGCAAGCGGTAG
- a CDS encoding branched-chain amino acid ABC transporter permease, translating to MDLGFYLLQLVTGLAYASTLFLLAVGLSLIFGAMGIVNFAHGSFYMLGAYLLYAFTRGQGEGFWWGLLLVAAAGMVIGAVVERLFIRPIYRRPEEYQILLTYALLLILEDLVRFAFGAAYRSFPLPPTFASPLFLLGTPFPSYYLFLVGLAATVALLLWLFLQRTRLGVWVRAATQDREMLEALGVNVPLLYTSVFAGGIALAALGGAALLPLQAATPGMAVDAVIQAFIVVVIGGLGSVWGALLGAVLMGLIQAFGILVLPEMTMVFPFALMAMVLLLRPWGLLGRPPAVRT from the coding sequence ATGGATTTGGGCTTCTACCTACTCCAGCTCGTCACCGGCTTAGCCTACGCCAGCACCCTCTTCCTCTTGGCCGTGGGGCTTTCCCTCATCTTTGGGGCCATGGGCATCGTGAACTTCGCCCATGGTTCCTTTTACATGCTTGGGGCGTATTTGCTGTACGCCTTCACCCGGGGCCAGGGGGAAGGCTTTTGGTGGGGGCTTTTGCTGGTGGCGGCGGCGGGGATGGTGATCGGAGCGGTGGTGGAGCGCCTTTTCATCCGGCCCATCTACCGTAGGCCGGAGGAGTACCAGATCCTCCTCACCTATGCCCTTCTTCTGATCCTCGAGGATCTCGTACGCTTTGCTTTTGGCGCCGCCTACCGCTCTTTCCCCTTGCCCCCCACTTTCGCTTCGCCGCTCTTTCTCCTGGGGACTCCCTTTCCCAGCTACTACCTCTTCCTGGTGGGTCTGGCCGCCACGGTGGCCTTGCTTCTATGGCTCTTCCTCCAGCGCACCCGGCTTGGCGTGTGGGTACGGGCGGCCACCCAGGACCGGGAGATGCTGGAGGCCTTGGGGGTCAACGTTCCCTTGCTCTACACCTCGGTGTTCGCTGGGGGTATCGCCCTCGCCGCCTTGGGCGGGGCAGCCCTCCTCCCCCTCCAGGCCGCCACCCCGGGTATGGCGGTGGATGCGGTGATCCAGGCCTTTATCGTGGTGGTGATCGGGGGACTGGGTAGCGTTTGGGGCGCCCTCTTGGGGGCGGTGCTGATGGGGCTTATCCAGGCCTTTGGCATCCTTGTTCTCCCGGAGATGACCATGGTGTTCCCCTTTGCCCTGATGGCCATGGTCCTGCTGCTTCGTCCTTGGGGCCTCTTGGGGCGTCCCCCGGCGGTGCGGACATGA
- a CDS encoding branched-chain amino acid ABC transporter permease: protein MRLLLLFAFLAALGPALSEYGLKLLSEALILGLYAMAFNLQFHQAGLLSFGQAAFFGVGAYTMALLVSRAGWPFLPTLPVALLASGLAAAAIGFLSLRLTRIYFTMLTLAFAQLLYAVVHKWYAFTGGDNGITDLRPQGAFGESLPFYYLSLAAFALGVSFLALLQRSPFGYALRGLRDNRARAEAVGIGGFSHLLLAFVLSGLLSGLAGALQGALQRSVFPEYLFWTRSAEAILATILGGSGVFLGPAVGAAAFLFLRVWVQAQTEYWPFFLGVILLLTVLFFPSGLAGVGERVARRLWRVRRGAPQG from the coding sequence ATGAGGCTTCTCCTTCTCTTCGCCTTCCTGGCGGCCTTGGGCCCGGCCCTCTCGGAATACGGACTGAAACTGCTCAGCGAGGCGTTGATCTTGGGCCTTTACGCCATGGCCTTTAACCTCCAGTTTCACCAGGCGGGCCTGCTCTCTTTTGGCCAGGCGGCCTTCTTCGGCGTGGGGGCCTACACCATGGCCCTTTTGGTAAGCCGGGCGGGATGGCCTTTCCTCCCCACTCTGCCCGTTGCCCTTTTGGCCTCAGGCTTAGCGGCTGCCGCTATCGGGTTTTTAAGCCTTCGTCTCACCCGCATCTACTTCACCATGCTTACCTTGGCCTTTGCCCAGTTGCTTTACGCCGTGGTCCACAAGTGGTATGCCTTCACCGGGGGGGATAACGGGATCACGGACCTAAGGCCCCAAGGGGCCTTCGGGGAAAGCCTCCCCTTTTACTACCTGAGCCTTGCGGCCTTCGCCCTAGGGGTGAGCTTCCTGGCCCTTCTGCAACGGTCGCCCTTTGGGTACGCCCTCCGAGGGCTGCGGGACAACCGGGCCCGTGCCGAGGCGGTGGGAATCGGGGGGTTCAGCCACCTCCTCCTGGCCTTTGTGCTCTCGGGCCTCCTATCCGGGTTGGCGGGGGCGCTCCAAGGGGCATTGCAGCGTTCCGTTTTTCCCGAGTACCTCTTCTGGACCCGTTCGGCGGAGGCCATCCTGGCCACCATCCTTGGGGGAAGCGGGGTCTTCCTCGGGCCCGCCGTGGGCGCAGCGGCCTTCCTCTTCCTGCGGGTATGGGTTCAGGCCCAAACGGAGTACTGGCCCTTTTTCCTAGGGGTTATCCTCCTCCTTACCGTGCTCTTCTTCCCCTCGGGGCTTGCCGGGGTGGGGGAGAGGGTGGCCCGGAGGCTTTGGAGGGTGCGTCGTGGCGCTCCTCAAGGTTGA
- a CDS encoding ABC transporter ATP-binding protein — translation MALLKVDRIYKSFQGFLALGGVSLQVQERTFHALVGPNGAGKTTLFNVVTGRLVPDQGRVFFRGAEITGWSTPKVARLGIAIAFQRAQPFASMTVLEAVVLARLGYTGQTFRLLRPLSAFPEAQAKAQAALAKVGLEAHAMRRVAELPLGDLKRLDVAMALVAEPEILLLDEPLAGLSRAERRRMVDFIGDLLRREGVTLLFTEHDTEAVLALADRVTVLHQGRVLAEGTPEEIRGDSAVRAAFLGGGA, via the coding sequence GTGGCGCTCCTCAAGGTTGACCGGATTTACAAGTCCTTCCAAGGCTTTTTGGCCTTGGGTGGGGTTTCCTTGCAAGTCCAGGAGAGGACCTTTCACGCCCTGGTGGGGCCCAACGGGGCGGGCAAGACCACGCTTTTCAACGTGGTCACTGGGCGCCTGGTGCCGGACCAGGGTAGGGTCTTCTTTCGGGGGGCCGAGATCACGGGCTGGTCCACGCCCAAGGTGGCCAGGCTGGGCATCGCCATTGCCTTCCAAAGGGCGCAACCCTTCGCCTCCATGACGGTGTTGGAGGCGGTGGTCCTGGCCCGCCTGGGGTATACCGGGCAAACCTTTCGCCTCCTCAGGCCCCTTTCTGCTTTTCCTGAGGCCCAGGCCAAGGCGCAGGCGGCCTTGGCCAAGGTGGGCCTCGAGGCGCACGCCATGCGCCGGGTGGCGGAGTTGCCCTTGGGCGACCTCAAACGCCTGGACGTGGCCATGGCCTTGGTGGCCGAACCCGAAATCCTCCTTCTGGACGAGCCCTTGGCCGGACTATCCCGGGCGGAGCGCCGACGCATGGTGGACTTTATCGGGGACTTGTTGCGGCGGGAAGGCGTTACCCTCCTCTTTACCGAGCACGACACGGAGGCGGTGCTGGCCCTGGCGGACCGGGTGACCGTCCTTCACCAGGGGCGGGTGTTGGCGGAAGGAACCCCTGAGGAGATCCGGGGCGATAGCGCGGTGCGCGCTGCCTTTTTGGGAGGAGGCGCATGA